The Diadema setosum chromosome 1, eeDiaSeto1, whole genome shotgun sequence genome has a window encoding:
- the LOC140227341 gene encoding uncharacterized protein, whose amino-acid sequence MRFRCDLTWDCPNGEDEKDCSATNHRCHRGAFHCRQSLRCLPPSQVCDGVSHCPHGDDELFCGMICPPECNCNGQSVECYFVSSTGYIEFPSDVKQIFIDIATSTTLLTVSSSPNDTFVGKRENNNIIYLRPSSYYNLVYLDLSQTNLEIIPAEVFRNLRNLRTLNLSGNSLLSLDASVFLALQNIQTLDIRETNTKSAEPGVSEAFTGLHAITSLYTSTYGFCCLLPDDAKCFANTDQFSSCQDLLEDISLRSFMWLLGLSALIGNALSIVSRIKESRRPDQNSIQVMFITNLALSDLFMGMYMITIAAADSFYRGRYAQHAEEWTNSIICKAAGLLSVLSSEASVLLVMLISVDRFLSVVFPFETRLHLKATSARILTISAWSFSLLLSLIPALPVPYFDGFYGKSSVCLALPLTSNRAAGWEYSIAVFIGTNFICFMLTFFCYFAIYVSVRRSHRRVKDMGAVNTQMMKEQIVMTTKMALVVGTDFACWMPIIIMGILASSKVVEIPADIYAWTAVFILPLNSALNPYLYTLSAVLQRRRKSKIESLTMNMTQFTVVGRRRVFNQVEERLRSNCIISSTMLSDDPSIEPIIAYADRCGGHLSPGEERLLTRDLRKAQSYLKAVKVCDSSVTAGNIAIKKNAEGAICQAFFVVSNPSDNMLLFGIGSTGVLNALTTLLNRVGTSDKSGL is encoded by the exons ATGAGATTCCGATGTGATCTGACATGGGACTGTCCAAACGGCGAGGACGAAAAGGATTGTTCTG CAACCAATCATAGATGCCATCGAGGCGCCTTCCACTGCCGACAAAGTTTGAGATGTCTTCCACCCTCCCAGGTCTGTGATGGTGTCAGCCACTGTCCGCATGGCGACGATGAACTCTTTTGCG GTATGATTTGCCCGCCTGAATGCAACTGCAACGGACAGAGTGTAGAATGTTACTTTGTGTCCTCTACGGGATACATTGAGTTTCCTTCTGACGTAAAACAGAT ATTCATTGACATTGCTACCAGCACGACTTTACTTACCGTCAGTTCGTCTCCGAATGATACGTTCGTCGGAAAAAGGGAAAATAACAATATCATTTATCTGAGGCCTTCTTCGTACTACAATCTGGTTTATCT CGATCTATCACAGACAAACTTGGAAATAATCCCTGCCGAAGTCTTCAGGAATCTACGCAATCTTAGAACACT GAACTTGTCAGGGAACAGTCTACTTTCACTAGACGCGTCCGTGTTTCTCGCCCTCCAGAATATACAGACATT GGATATAAGGGAAACGAATACGAAGTCAGCTGAGCCAGGGGTTTCCGAGGCGTTTACGGGTCTCCACGCAATCACCTCGCT GTACACGAGCACGTATGGATTCTGTTGCCTGTTACCGGACGACGCGAAGTGTTTCGCCAATACTGACCAATTTTCATCGTGTCAGGATCTTCTGGAGGACATCTCTTTGCGTTCCTTCATGTGGCTCCTTGGTCTCAGTGCTTTGATAGGAAATGCTCTATCCATCGTCTCGCGCATTAAAGAAAGTCGTCGACCTGATCAGAACTCAATTCAGGTGATGTTCATTACGAACTTGGCCCTCTCCGACTTATTCATGGGAATGTACATGATTACTATCGCGGCGGCCGATTCGTTCTATCGAGGCAGATACGCGCAACATGCCGAGGAGTGGACCAATAGCATCATCTGTAAAGCGGCAGGGTTGCTGTCGGTACTCTCTAGCGAGGCGTCCGTACTTCTTGTCATGTTAATTAGTGTCGATCGATTCCTGTCGGTCGTCTTTCCCTTCGAGACGAGGCTGCACCTCAAAGCGACGTCCGCCCGCATCCTCACCATCTCCGCCTGGTCTTTTTCGCTCCTTCTGAGTCTCATTCCAGCCTTACCAGTCCCGTACTTCGACGGGTTCTACGGCAAATCTAGCGTTTGTCTTGCCCTGCCGCTGACAAGCAACCGTGCGGCAGGATGGGAATACTCGATTGCGGTCTTCATAGGCACCAACTTTATCTGCTTCATGTTGACATTCTTCTGTTATTTCGCTATCTACGTTAGCGTCCGGAGGTCGCACAGGAGGGTTAAAGATATGGG CGCCGTAAACACTCAGATGATGAAGGAACAGATAGTGATGACGACAAAGATGGCTCTCGTGGTCGGTACGGACTTCGCCTGTTGGATGCCTATCATCATCATGGGTATCCTAGCCAGCTCCAAAGTGGTTGAGATCCCTGCTGATATCTACGCCTGGACAGCCGTGTTCATCCTGCCCCTGAACTCGGCTCTGAACCCCTACTTGTACACACTGTCCGCTGTTCTTCAGAGACGCCGAAAGAGCAAGATCG AGTCACTTACAATGAATATGACACAATTCACGGTCGTTGGTAGAAGAAGGGTCTTCAACCAAGTGGAGGAACGGTTGCGGAGCAACTGCATCATTTCATCTACAATGCTTTCGGACGACCCGAGTATTGAGCCAATCATAGCTTACGCTGACCGTTGCGGCGGTCATCTCAGTCCAGGGGAAGAACGTCTGCTCACGCGCGATCTCCGCAAGGCCCAAAGCTACCTGAAGGCTGTCAAAGTTTGTGACTCGTCAGTCACTGCCGGTAATATTGCAATCAAGAAG AATGCAGAGGGCGCTATTTGTCAGGCATTCTTCGTGGTATCGAACCCCAGTGACAATATGCTGTTGTTTGGTATTGGGTCAACCGGCGTATTGAATGCACTGACTACCCTTTTGAATAGGGTCGGCACTTCTGACAAGTCTGgtctttga
- the LOC140237223 gene encoding uncharacterized protein, giving the protein MSDSVKSRDEYWWLDGPTNMYACEALQTSTNSSTVLNCRWQFSYMCIIEFLFLQLDQMATTTEVTNSHLFAGHIGLVSHADDVGFRHKINIRVEEGLKIRMNFKLASLRKSTDPSVGCVDYVGVSDVEKANGQHHQICGHFDNITFYMSNHISVNVYATNVTSLVRFSLVYKALNCTTFHCETGCGNISFVQDDGWLRTEPATALFAPFSSCEATVTVPRDKFVQMEIVEYSITIESDGSCPDRGIISIPNANAMFGCVSSDFPPLIIANSSRLTMLVTTGRELTAVGFRARIKSSDLQGCAVGTDLSISTHCCTTSPGILASRFYPDPSPISVLETWLLIAPRTSFIKMVFHTFVIPEDSQSTLTVYEITDLTSHMDATNPGLIIATFCSTCTLTGNDTSVQSDVNKVKITLNVDPAGGTLYHAEYVFVDVAGNIDIGENTVGV; this is encoded by the exons AGTCGTGATGAGTACTGGTGGTTAGATGGCCCTACAAATATGTACGCCTGTGAAGCACTGCAGACATCAACCAACAGCTCCACCGTACTTAACTGCAGGTGGCAATTCTCTTACATGTGCATTATAG AATTTCTCTTTCTGCAGTTGGATCAAATGGCTACGACAACAGAAGTCACCAATTCCCATCTTTTTGCCGGGCACATCGGCTTAGTTTCCCACGCAGACGATGTGGGTTTCAGGCACAAAATAAACATACGTGTTGAAGAGGGTCTGAAAATAAG AATGAATTTCAAGCTAGCTTCACTTCGGAAGAGCACGGATCCAAGCGTCGGCTGTGTCGACTACGTGGGCGTGTCAGATGTTGAAAAAGCGAACGGGCAACACCACCAAATCTGCGGGCATTTCGATAACATCACTTTCTACATGTCCAATCATATTAGCGTGAATGTGTATGCCACCAACGTGACGTCTCTCGTTCGCTTCAGTCTTGTCTACAAAGCTCTTA ACTGCACCACCTTCCACTGTGAGACCGGGTGTGGAAATATCAGCTTCGTTCAAGACGATGGCTGGTTGCGGACCGAACCCGCTACCGCCCTGTTCGCACCCTTCAGCTCGTGTGAAGCCACGGTCACCGTGCCTCGTGACAAGTTCGTGCAGATGGAGATTGTGGAATATTCG ATAACCATCGAATCCGATGGATCGTGTCCAGACCGAGGGATCATCTCAATTCCGAATGCAAACGCAATGTTTGGATGCGTCTCGTCTGACTTTCCACCACTAATCATCGCCAATTCTTCGAGACTGACGATGCTGGTAACAACGGGACGAGAGTTGACGGCGGTAGGCTTCCGGGCTCGCATCAAGTCCTCTG ATCTACAAGGATGTGCCGTGGGCACCGACCTTTCGATCTCCACACACTGCTGCACGACTTCACCGGGCATCTTGGCCTCACGATTTTACCCCGACCCATCCCCGATCAGTGTCCTCGAGACCTGGCTCCTCATAGCGCCCCGAACGTCGTTCATCAAAATGGTTTTCCATACATTCGTCATTCCGGAGGACAGTCAGTCCACTCTCACTGTGTATGAGATCACGGACCTTACCTCCCACATGGATGCAACAAACCCTGGACTTATCATTGCAACATTCTGCTCTACTTGCACGCTTACTGGCAATGACACATCGGTCCAAAGTGATGTCAACAAAGTGAAAATAACTCTCAACGTTGATCCTGCGGGAGGAACGTTATATCATGCAGAATACGTTTTTGTCGACGTTGCTGGTAACATCGATATCGGTGAGAATACTGTTGGTGTGTAA